From Scleropages formosus chromosome 1, fSclFor1.1, whole genome shotgun sequence, a single genomic window includes:
- the sec63 gene encoding translocation protein SEC63 homolog isoform X2 encodes MGQQFQYDDSGNTFFYFLTSFVGLIVIPATYYLWPRDQNAEQLRLKSLRRVHERCLWYRLRLMKSQQSIVPTLKKAALLLGWAVFLFLAYKVSKLDREYQEYNPYEVLNLDAGASVAEIKKQYRVLSLKYHPDKGGDEAMFMRIAKAYSALTNEESRQNWENYGNPDGPSATRFGIALPAWIVDQKNSMLVLLVYALAFMVILPVVVGTWWYRSIRYSGDQILINTTQLFMHFMYKTPNMNMKRLTMVLTAAFEFDPRSNKEATIRPTDNIEVPQLIRELGNINVKKKEPPFCYPYSLKARVLLLAHLARMEVSEELEEDQRFVVRKSPALLQEMVNVGCQLTMMANNRGGFHAPRLVSIENCMKLSQMVVQGLQESKSPLLQLPHFEEEHLRYCISKKYKVRSIQDLVSLKDSDRRNMLRFLGEEKYDEVMAVLGSFPHITMDIKLQVLDDEDSNNITAGSIVTVTVTLTRKRMSEVFEKEQDSQCPGEEPPAEETQGEANKSRTKVWQNKNKAAKKVAKSKKKKLTKKKGAGGMGQQPKVEKQKQANGNVAGNEAVATTKEEDEEASDRGSDSDDGEANKDSPSERDEESDKQSDTEVDEIAADDEEEWKALQQSIQRRERALLETKSKITHPVYSLYFPEEKQEWWWLYIVDRKDQTLVSMPYHVCTLRDAEEVELKFPAPSKTGNYQYSVILRSDSYLGLDQIKPLKLEVHEAKQILDNHPQWDIPETEEDEEDQEDSDGIEESEDDDEDND; translated from the exons ATGGGCCAGCAGTTCCAGTACGACGACAGCGGCAACACGTTCTTCTACTTCCTGACCTCCTTCGTGGGGCTCATCGTCATCCCCGCCACATACTACCTGTGGCCCCGGGACCAGAACGCGG AGCAACTCCGTTTGAAGTCCCTGAGGAGAGTGCATGAAAGATGCCTATGGTATCGCTTGCGGTTGATGAAATCGCAGCAAAGCATCGTTCCCACATTGAA AAAAGCTGCCCTGCTGCTTGGGTGGgcagtgtttttgttccttGCTTATAAAGTTTCAAAACTGGACAGAGAATACCAGGAGTATAATCCGTACGAGGTCCTCAATCTGGATGCG gGTGCTTCTGTCGCAGAAATCAAGAAGCAGTATCGTGTATTATCCCTCAAATACCACCCTGACAAAGGAGGGGATGAGGCCATGTTCATGAGGATTGCCAAGGCCTACTCTGC CTTAACGAATGAGGAGTCCCGGCAAAACTGGGAAAACTACGGCAACCCGGATGGACCAAGCG CTACTCGCTTCGGCATTGCCCTACCTGCTTGGATCGTAGACCAGAAGAACTCCATGCTG GTGCTGCTTGTTTACGCTCTGGCCTTCATGGTCATCCTCCCCGTTGTCGTG GGAACCTGGTGGTATCGTTCCATACGGTACAGCGGTGATCAGATCCTCATCAACACAACTCAGCTCTTCATGCACTTCATGTACAAAACTCCTAATATGAATATGAAAC GGTTAACCATGGTGTTGACAGCTGCTTTCGAATTTGACCCACGCAGCAACAAGGAGGCTACAATCAGGCCCACAGACAACATAGAAGTACCACAG CTGATCCGCGAGCTCGGAAACATCAACGTGAAGAAGAAGGAACCACCATTCTGCTACCCCTACAGCCTGAAGGCTCGCGTGCTCCTTCTGGCTCACCTGGCTCGCATGGAAGTGTCCGAGGAGCTCGAGGAAG ATCAGCGGTTTGTGGTGAGGAAGAGTCCAGCCCTGCTCCAGGAGATGGTGAATGTGGGTTGTCAGCTCACCATGATGGCCAACAATCGGGGAG GGTTCCATGCTCCACGGCTGGTATCCATAGAGAACTGCATGAAGCTGAGTCAGATGGTTGTTCAGGGCCTGCAGGAGTCTAAGTCTCCTCTGTTGCAGCTCCCACACTTTGAGGAGGAGCACCTGCGCTATTGCATCTCCAAGAAG TACAAGGTGAGGAGCATCCAGGACCTAGTGAGCCTGAAGGACTCTGATCGCAGGAACATGCTGCGCTTCCTGGGTGAGGAGAAGTACGATGAGGTCATGGCCGTGCTGGGCAGCTTTCCGCATATCACCATGGACATCAAGTTGCAGG TGCTTGATGACGAAGACAGCAATAATATCACAGCAGGGTCTATAGTCACAGTCACAGTCACCTTGACCAGAAAAAGAATGTCG GAGGTGTTTGAGAAAGAGCAGGACTCGCAGTGTCCAGGAGAGGAGCCGCCTGCGGAGGAGACG CAGGGCGAAGCCAACAAGAGCAGAACCAAAGTGTGgcagaacaaaaataaagcagccAAGAAGGTTGCCAAatcgaagaagaagaagctgacCAAGAAGAAGGGGGCTGGCGGGATGGGTCAGCAGCCGAAGGTGGAGAAGCAGAAACAGGCTAATGGGAATGTGGCTGGGAAT GAGGCTGTGGCCACAACgaaggaggaagatgaggaagcATCAGACAGAGGAAGTGACTCGGACGATGGCGAAGCCAACAAAGACTCCCCTAGCGAGCGGGATGAGGAGAGTGACAAGCAAAGCGACACGGAGGTGGACGAAATTGCGGCAGATGACGAGGAG GAGTGGAAAGCACTACAGCAGAGCATCCAGCGCAGGGAGAGGGCGCTGTTGGAGACTAAGTCCAAGATCACACACCCTGTCTATAGCCTGTACTTCCCCGAG GAGAAACAGGAGTGGTGGTGGCTGTACATCGTGGACAGGAAAGACCAGACATTGGTGTCCATGCCCTATCACGTGTGCACGCTCAGAGATGCCGAAGAG GTGGAACTGAAATTTCCTGCCCCATCGAAAACCGGAAATTATCAGTATTCTGTGATTCTGAGATCGGATTCCTACCTGGGACTGGATCAGATAAAGCCATTGAAG CTGGAGGTCCACGAGGCAAAGCAGATTCTGGACAACCACCCACAGTGGGACATTCCAGAAACGGAGGAAGACGAAGAAGACCAGGAGGACAGTGACGGCATCGAGGAGAGCGAGGATGACGACGAGGACAACGACTAG
- the sec63 gene encoding translocation protein SEC63 homolog isoform X1 — translation MGQQFQYDDSGNTFFYFLTSFVGLIVIPATYYLWPRDQNAEQLRLKSLRRVHERCLWYRLRLMKSQQSIVPTLKKAALLLGWAVFLFLAYKVSKLDREYQEYNPYEVLNLDAGASVAEIKKQYRVLSLKYHPDKGGDEAMFMRIAKAYSALTNEESRQNWENYGNPDGPSATRFGIALPAWIVDQKNSMLVLLVYALAFMVILPVVVGTWWYRSIRYSGDQILINTTQLFMHFMYKTPNMNMKRLTMVLTAAFEFDPRSNKEATIRPTDNIEVPQLIRELGNINVKKKEPPFCYPYSLKARVLLLAHLARMEVSEELEEDQRFVVRKSPALLQEMVNVGCQLTMMANNRGGFHAPRLVSIENCMKLSQMVVQGLQESKSPLLQLPHFEEEHLRYCISKKYKVRSIQDLVSLKDSDRRNMLRFLGEEKYDEVMAVLGSFPHITMDIKLQVLDDEDSNNITAGSIVTVTVTLTRKRMSEVFEKEQDSQCPGEEPPAEETQQGEANKSRTKVWQNKNKAAKKVAKSKKKKLTKKKGAGGMGQQPKVEKQKQANGNVAGNEAVATTKEEDEEASDRGSDSDDGEANKDSPSERDEESDKQSDTEVDEIAADDEEEWKALQQSIQRRERALLETKSKITHPVYSLYFPEEKQEWWWLYIVDRKDQTLVSMPYHVCTLRDAEEVELKFPAPSKTGNYQYSVILRSDSYLGLDQIKPLKLEVHEAKQILDNHPQWDIPETEEDEEDQEDSDGIEESEDDDEDND, via the exons ATGGGCCAGCAGTTCCAGTACGACGACAGCGGCAACACGTTCTTCTACTTCCTGACCTCCTTCGTGGGGCTCATCGTCATCCCCGCCACATACTACCTGTGGCCCCGGGACCAGAACGCGG AGCAACTCCGTTTGAAGTCCCTGAGGAGAGTGCATGAAAGATGCCTATGGTATCGCTTGCGGTTGATGAAATCGCAGCAAAGCATCGTTCCCACATTGAA AAAAGCTGCCCTGCTGCTTGGGTGGgcagtgtttttgttccttGCTTATAAAGTTTCAAAACTGGACAGAGAATACCAGGAGTATAATCCGTACGAGGTCCTCAATCTGGATGCG gGTGCTTCTGTCGCAGAAATCAAGAAGCAGTATCGTGTATTATCCCTCAAATACCACCCTGACAAAGGAGGGGATGAGGCCATGTTCATGAGGATTGCCAAGGCCTACTCTGC CTTAACGAATGAGGAGTCCCGGCAAAACTGGGAAAACTACGGCAACCCGGATGGACCAAGCG CTACTCGCTTCGGCATTGCCCTACCTGCTTGGATCGTAGACCAGAAGAACTCCATGCTG GTGCTGCTTGTTTACGCTCTGGCCTTCATGGTCATCCTCCCCGTTGTCGTG GGAACCTGGTGGTATCGTTCCATACGGTACAGCGGTGATCAGATCCTCATCAACACAACTCAGCTCTTCATGCACTTCATGTACAAAACTCCTAATATGAATATGAAAC GGTTAACCATGGTGTTGACAGCTGCTTTCGAATTTGACCCACGCAGCAACAAGGAGGCTACAATCAGGCCCACAGACAACATAGAAGTACCACAG CTGATCCGCGAGCTCGGAAACATCAACGTGAAGAAGAAGGAACCACCATTCTGCTACCCCTACAGCCTGAAGGCTCGCGTGCTCCTTCTGGCTCACCTGGCTCGCATGGAAGTGTCCGAGGAGCTCGAGGAAG ATCAGCGGTTTGTGGTGAGGAAGAGTCCAGCCCTGCTCCAGGAGATGGTGAATGTGGGTTGTCAGCTCACCATGATGGCCAACAATCGGGGAG GGTTCCATGCTCCACGGCTGGTATCCATAGAGAACTGCATGAAGCTGAGTCAGATGGTTGTTCAGGGCCTGCAGGAGTCTAAGTCTCCTCTGTTGCAGCTCCCACACTTTGAGGAGGAGCACCTGCGCTATTGCATCTCCAAGAAG TACAAGGTGAGGAGCATCCAGGACCTAGTGAGCCTGAAGGACTCTGATCGCAGGAACATGCTGCGCTTCCTGGGTGAGGAGAAGTACGATGAGGTCATGGCCGTGCTGGGCAGCTTTCCGCATATCACCATGGACATCAAGTTGCAGG TGCTTGATGACGAAGACAGCAATAATATCACAGCAGGGTCTATAGTCACAGTCACAGTCACCTTGACCAGAAAAAGAATGTCG GAGGTGTTTGAGAAAGAGCAGGACTCGCAGTGTCCAGGAGAGGAGCCGCCTGCGGAGGAGACG CAGCAGGGCGAAGCCAACAAGAGCAGAACCAAAGTGTGgcagaacaaaaataaagcagccAAGAAGGTTGCCAAatcgaagaagaagaagctgacCAAGAAGAAGGGGGCTGGCGGGATGGGTCAGCAGCCGAAGGTGGAGAAGCAGAAACAGGCTAATGGGAATGTGGCTGGGAAT GAGGCTGTGGCCACAACgaaggaggaagatgaggaagcATCAGACAGAGGAAGTGACTCGGACGATGGCGAAGCCAACAAAGACTCCCCTAGCGAGCGGGATGAGGAGAGTGACAAGCAAAGCGACACGGAGGTGGACGAAATTGCGGCAGATGACGAGGAG GAGTGGAAAGCACTACAGCAGAGCATCCAGCGCAGGGAGAGGGCGCTGTTGGAGACTAAGTCCAAGATCACACACCCTGTCTATAGCCTGTACTTCCCCGAG GAGAAACAGGAGTGGTGGTGGCTGTACATCGTGGACAGGAAAGACCAGACATTGGTGTCCATGCCCTATCACGTGTGCACGCTCAGAGATGCCGAAGAG GTGGAACTGAAATTTCCTGCCCCATCGAAAACCGGAAATTATCAGTATTCTGTGATTCTGAGATCGGATTCCTACCTGGGACTGGATCAGATAAAGCCATTGAAG CTGGAGGTCCACGAGGCAAAGCAGATTCTGGACAACCACCCACAGTGGGACATTCCAGAAACGGAGGAAGACGAAGAAGACCAGGAGGACAGTGACGGCATCGAGGAGAGCGAGGATGACGACGAGGACAACGACTAG